The Pirellulales bacterium genomic interval GACTCGCCACCTGCCCGAGTGCGTGGACGCCAGCATCGGTGCGGCCGCTACCGGTGATCCGCACCTCTTCGCCGGTGATCTTGGCGAAGGCCCGTTCGAGCGATCCCTGGATCGTCGGCCTATCGGGCTGCGATTGCCAGCCTTGATAGGCCGTGCCGTCGTAAGCAATCGTCAGCTTGAAACTACGCATCGCGCCGCAACCGCACCATCCCCATCCGCAACGTCCGCGAAGCTGTAGGTCAGACAATCAAATCAATCGAGTTGCCACATCGAAGAGCGTCAGGTACGGAGTACCTGGCCTGCTTCGCGGTGAGCAATGCCTACACCGCGCCCTGCGTCTGCCGAGAGCGTGCCAACAGCTCGGCAATCTGCACGGCGTTCGTGGCGGCGCCTTTGCGCAGGTTGTCGCTCACGCACCAGAAAGCGATACCGTTCGGGCTCGACAGGTCTTCACGAATGCGCCCGATGAAGACTTCATTCCGACCGCTGCAGCCGAGCGGCATCGGGTAGACCTTCGACGCGAGATCGTCCTCGACGATGATGCCGGGGGTCGCGGCGAAGAGGTCGCGGGCCTCGTTCAACGTCAGCTTGCGCTCGGTCTCGACCAGGATGCTCTCGCTGTGGCAGTTGGTCACCGGCACTCGGACGCAGGTCGGACAGACGCGGATCGAATCGTCGCCGAAGATCTTGTGCGTCTCGCGCACCATCTTCATCTCTTCCGAGGTGTACCCCTCATGCTTCGGCGATCCGATGTGCGGAATCAGATTGAAGGCGATCGGGTGGGCGAAGGTTTCGTAGTTGTGCGATTCGCCCGACAGGTGCGCCCGGGTGCCGGCATCGAGATCGCGATTGCCCGCCACGCCGGCGCCGCTCGTGGCCTGGTAGGTGCTGACCACGACGCGCAGGATCTTGGCGGCGTCGTGCAGCGGCTTCATCGCCACGACCATTTGCGTGGTCGAGCAGTTCGGGCTCGAGATGATACCGTTGTGCTGGCGGATGGCCTCGGGGTTTACCTCGGGCACGACCAGCGGGACCTTCGGGTCCATGCGGAAGTAGCCGCTCTCGTCGACCACCACGCAGCCGCGCTCGACCGCCCAGGGGGCGAACTCGCGAGCCACTTCATCCGGCGTGCTGCCGATGGCCAGCTCGACCCCCTCGAACGATTCGGGCGTCAGTTCTTCGACCGGGTGCATGTCGCCGGCAAACTTCAGCTTGAAGCCGGCCGACCGCCGCGAGGCCAGGAATTTTACCTTGCGAGCTGGAAAACCACGCTCTTCGAGCAACTCGCGAATGATCGTT includes:
- a CDS encoding aspartate-semialdehyde dehydrogenase, with protein sequence MFDTIAVVGATGAVGTIIRELLEERGFPARKVKFLASRRSAGFKLKFAGDMHPVEELTPESFEGVELAIGSTPDEVAREFAPWAVERGCVVVDESGYFRMDPKVPLVVPEVNPEAIRQHNGIISSPNCSTTQMVVAMKPLHDAAKILRVVVSTYQATSGAGVAGNRDLDAGTRAHLSGESHNYETFAHPIAFNLIPHIGSPKHEGYTSEEMKMVRETHKIFGDDSIRVCPTCVRVPVTNCHSESILVETERKLTLNEARDLFAATPGIIVEDDLASKVYPMPLGCSGRNEVFIGRIREDLSSPNGIAFWCVSDNLRKGAATNAVQIAELLARSRQTQGAV